In Pongo abelii isolate AG06213 chromosome 5, NHGRI_mPonAbe1-v2.0_pri, whole genome shotgun sequence, a single genomic region encodes these proteins:
- the YIPF3 gene encoding protein YIPF3 isoform X1, producing MATTAAPAGGARNGAGPEWGGFEENIQGGGSAVIDMENMDDTSGSSFEDMGELHQRLREEEVDADAADAAAAEEEDGEFLGMKGFKGQLSRQVADQMWQAGKRQASRAFSLYANIDILRPYFDVEPAQVRSRLLESMIPIKMVSFPQKIAGELYGPLMLVFTLVAILLHGMKTSDTIIREGTLMGTAIGTCFGYWLGVSSFIYFLAYLCNAQITMLQMLALLGYGLFGHCIVLFITYNIHLHALFYLFWLLVGGLSTLRMVAVLVSRTVGPTQRLLLCGTLAALHMLFLLYLHFAYHKVVEGILDTLEGPNIPPIQRVPRDIPAVLPAARLPTTVLNATAKAVAVTLQSH from the exons ATGGCAACTACAGCGGCGCCGGCGGGCGGCGCCCGAAATGGAGCTGGCCCGGAATGGGGAGGGTTCGAAGAAAACATCCAG GGCGGAGGCTCAGCTGTGATTGACATGGAGAACATGGATGATACCTCAGGCTCTAGCTTCGAGGATATGGGTGAGCTGCATCAGCGCCTGCGCGAGGAAGAAGTAGACGCTGATGCAGCTGATGCAGCTGCTGCTGAAGAAGAGGATGGAGAGTTCCTGGGCATGAAGGGCTTTAAGGGACAGCTGAGCCGGCAGGTGGCAGATCAG ATGTGGCAGGCCGGGAAGAGACAAGCCTCCAGGGCCTTCAGCTTGTACGCCAACATCGACATCCTCAGACCCTACTTTGATGTGGAGCCTGCTCAGGTGCGAAGCAG gcTCCTGGAGTCCATGATCCCTATCAAGATGGTCAGCTTCCCCCAG AAAATTGCAGGTGAACTCTATGGACCTCTCATGCTGGTCTTCACTCTGGTTGCCATCCTACTGCACGGGATGAAGACGTCTGACACTATTATC CGGGAGGGCACCCTGATGGGCACAGCCATTGGCACCTGCTTCGGCTACTGGCTGGGAGTCTCATCCTTCATTTACTTCCTTGCCTACCTGTGCAACGCCCAGATCACCATGCTGCAGATGTTGGCACTGCTG GGCTATGGCCTCTTTGGGCACTGCATTGTCCTGTTCATCACCTATAATATCCACCTCCACGCCCTCTTCTACCTCTTCTGGCTGTTGGTGGGTGGACTGTCCACACTGCGCATG GTAGCAGTGTTGGTGTCTCGGACCGTGGGCCCCACACAGCGGCTGCTCCTCTGTGGCACCCTGGCTGCCCTACACATGCTCTTCCTGCTCTATCTGCATTTTGCCTACCACAAAGTGGTAGAGG GGATCCTGGACACACTGGAGGGCCCCAACATCCCGCCCATCCAGAGGGTCCCCAGAGACATCCCTGCCGTGCTCCCTGCTGCTCGGCTTCCCACCACCGTCCTCAATGCCACAGCCAAAGCTGTTGCGGTGACCCTGCAGTCACACTGA
- the YIPF3 gene encoding protein YIPF3 isoform X3: MATTAAPAGGARNGAGPEWGGFEENIQGGGSAVIDMENMDDTSGSSFEDMGELHQRLREEEVDADAADAAAAEEEDGEFLGMKGFKGQLSRQVADQMWQAGKRQASRAFSLYANIDILRPYFDVEPAQVRSRLLESMIPIKMVSFPQKIAGELYGPLMLVFTLVAILLHGMKTSDTIIGYGLFGHCIVLFITYNIHLHALFYLFWLLVGGLSTLRMVAVLVSRTVGPTQRLLLCGTLAALHMLFLLYLHFAYHKVVEGILDTLEGPNIPPIQRVPRDIPAVLPAARLPTTVLNATAKAVAVTLQSH; the protein is encoded by the exons ATGGCAACTACAGCGGCGCCGGCGGGCGGCGCCCGAAATGGAGCTGGCCCGGAATGGGGAGGGTTCGAAGAAAACATCCAG GGCGGAGGCTCAGCTGTGATTGACATGGAGAACATGGATGATACCTCAGGCTCTAGCTTCGAGGATATGGGTGAGCTGCATCAGCGCCTGCGCGAGGAAGAAGTAGACGCTGATGCAGCTGATGCAGCTGCTGCTGAAGAAGAGGATGGAGAGTTCCTGGGCATGAAGGGCTTTAAGGGACAGCTGAGCCGGCAGGTGGCAGATCAG ATGTGGCAGGCCGGGAAGAGACAAGCCTCCAGGGCCTTCAGCTTGTACGCCAACATCGACATCCTCAGACCCTACTTTGATGTGGAGCCTGCTCAGGTGCGAAGCAG gcTCCTGGAGTCCATGATCCCTATCAAGATGGTCAGCTTCCCCCAG AAAATTGCAGGTGAACTCTATGGACCTCTCATGCTGGTCTTCACTCTGGTTGCCATCCTACTGCACGGGATGAAGACGTCTGACACTATTATC GGCTATGGCCTCTTTGGGCACTGCATTGTCCTGTTCATCACCTATAATATCCACCTCCACGCCCTCTTCTACCTCTTCTGGCTGTTGGTGGGTGGACTGTCCACACTGCGCATG GTAGCAGTGTTGGTGTCTCGGACCGTGGGCCCCACACAGCGGCTGCTCCTCTGTGGCACCCTGGCTGCCCTACACATGCTCTTCCTGCTCTATCTGCATTTTGCCTACCACAAAGTGGTAGAGG GGATCCTGGACACACTGGAGGGCCCCAACATCCCGCCCATCCAGAGGGTCCCCAGAGACATCCCTGCCGTGCTCCCTGCTGCTCGGCTTCCCACCACCGTCCTCAATGCCACAGCCAAAGCTGTTGCGGTGACCCTGCAGTCACACTGA
- the YIPF3 gene encoding protein YIPF3 isoform X2, translating into MATTAAPAGGARNGAGPEWGGFEENIQGGGSAVIDMENMDDTSGSSFEDMGELHQRLREEEVDADAADAAAAEEEDGEFLGMKGFKGQLSRQVADQMWQAGKRQASRAFSLYANIDILRPYFDVEPAQVRSRLLESMIPIKMVSFPQKIAGELYGPLMLVFTLVAILLHGMKTSDTIIITMLQMLALLGYGLFGHCIVLFITYNIHLHALFYLFWLLVGGLSTLRMVAVLVSRTVGPTQRLLLCGTLAALHMLFLLYLHFAYHKVVEGILDTLEGPNIPPIQRVPRDIPAVLPAARLPTTVLNATAKAVAVTLQSH; encoded by the exons ATGGCAACTACAGCGGCGCCGGCGGGCGGCGCCCGAAATGGAGCTGGCCCGGAATGGGGAGGGTTCGAAGAAAACATCCAG GGCGGAGGCTCAGCTGTGATTGACATGGAGAACATGGATGATACCTCAGGCTCTAGCTTCGAGGATATGGGTGAGCTGCATCAGCGCCTGCGCGAGGAAGAAGTAGACGCTGATGCAGCTGATGCAGCTGCTGCTGAAGAAGAGGATGGAGAGTTCCTGGGCATGAAGGGCTTTAAGGGACAGCTGAGCCGGCAGGTGGCAGATCAG ATGTGGCAGGCCGGGAAGAGACAAGCCTCCAGGGCCTTCAGCTTGTACGCCAACATCGACATCCTCAGACCCTACTTTGATGTGGAGCCTGCTCAGGTGCGAAGCAG gcTCCTGGAGTCCATGATCCCTATCAAGATGGTCAGCTTCCCCCAG AAAATTGCAGGTGAACTCTATGGACCTCTCATGCTGGTCTTCACTCTGGTTGCCATCCTACTGCACGGGATGAAGACGTCTGACACTATTATC ATCACCATGCTGCAGATGTTGGCACTGCTG GGCTATGGCCTCTTTGGGCACTGCATTGTCCTGTTCATCACCTATAATATCCACCTCCACGCCCTCTTCTACCTCTTCTGGCTGTTGGTGGGTGGACTGTCCACACTGCGCATG GTAGCAGTGTTGGTGTCTCGGACCGTGGGCCCCACACAGCGGCTGCTCCTCTGTGGCACCCTGGCTGCCCTACACATGCTCTTCCTGCTCTATCTGCATTTTGCCTACCACAAAGTGGTAGAGG GGATCCTGGACACACTGGAGGGCCCCAACATCCCGCCCATCCAGAGGGTCCCCAGAGACATCCCTGCCGTGCTCCCTGCTGCTCGGCTTCCCACCACCGTCCTCAATGCCACAGCCAAAGCTGTTGCGGTGACCCTGCAGTCACACTGA
- the POLR1C gene encoding DNA-directed RNA polymerases I and III subunit RPAC1 isoform X1 — MAASQAVEEMRSRVVLGEFGVRNVHTTDFPGNYSGYDDAWDQDRFEKNFRVDVVHMDENSLEFDMVGIDAAIANAFRRILLAEVPTMAVEKVLVYNNTSIVQDEILAHRLGLIPIHADPRLFEYRNQGDEEGTEIDTLQFRLQVRCTRNPHAAKDSSDPNELYVNHKVYTRHMTWIPLGNQADLFPEGTIRPVHNDILIAQLRPGQEIDLLMHCVKGIGKDHAKFSPVATASYRLLPDITLLEPVEGEAAEELSRCFSPGVIEVQEVQGKKVARVANPRLDTFSREIFRNEKLKKVVRLARVRDHYIFSVESTGVLPPDVLVSEAIKVLMGKCRRFLDELDAVQMD; from the exons ATGGCGGCTTCTCAGGCGGTGGAGGAAATGCGGAGTCGCGTGGTTCTAGGGGAGTTTGGGGTTCGCAAT GTTCATACCACTGACTTTCCCGGTAACTATTCCGGTTATGATGATGCCTGGGACCAGGACCGCTTCGAGAAG AATTTCCGTGTGGATGTAGTACACATGGATGAAAACTCACTGGAGTTTGACATGGTGGGAATTGACGCAGCCATTGCCAATGCTTTTCGACGAATTCTGCTAGCTGAG GTGCCAACTATGGCTGTGGAGAAGGTCCTGGTGTACAATAATACATCTATTGTTCAGGATGAGATCCTTGCTCACCGTCTGGGGCTCATTCCCATTCATGCTGATCCCCGTCTTTTTGAGTATCGGAACCAAg GAGATGAAGAAGGCACCGAGATAGATACTCTACAGTTTCGTCTCCAAGTCAGATGCACTCGGAACCCCCATGCTGCTAAAGATTCCTCTGACCCCAACGAACTGTACGTGAACCACAAAG TGTATACCAGGCATATGACATGGATCCCCCTGGGGAACCAGGCTGATCTCTTTCCAGAGGGCACTATCCGACCAGTGCACAATGACATCCTCATTGCTCAGCTGCGGCCTGGCCAAGAAATTGACCTGCTCATGCACTGTGTCAAGGGCATTG gCAAAGATCATGCCAAGTTTTCACCAGTGGCAACAGCCAGTTACAGGCTCTTGCCAGACATCACCCTGCTTGAGCCCgtggaaggggaggcagctgAGGAGTTGAGCAGGTGCTTCTCACCTGGTGTTATTGAGGTGCAGGAAGTCCAAG GTAAAAAGGTGGCCAGAGTTGCCAACCCCCGGCTGGATACCTTCAGCAGAGAAATCTTCCGGAATGAGAAGCTAAAGAAGGTTGTGAGGCTTGCCCGGGTTCGAGATCATTATATCT TCTCTGTTGAGTCAACAGGGGTGTTGCCACCAGATGTGCTGGTGAGTGAAGCCATCAAAGTACTGATGGGGAAGTGCCGGCGCTTCTTGGATGAACTAGATGCGGTTCAGATGGACTGA